A single window of Modestobacter italicus DNA harbors:
- the purL gene encoding phosphoribosylformylglycinamidine synthase subunit PurL — protein MTTVEHPADGPADAAVRAMPDLDTVERAGTTPGEQQPFAELGLKDDEYARIREILGRRPTTAELAMYSVMWSEHCSYKSSRVHLRRFGDLPKSDALLVGMGENAGVVDVGEGWAVTFKVESHNHPSYVEPYQGAATGVGGIVRDILTMGARPVAVMDSLRFGAADAPDTARVLPGVVAGVGGYGNCLGLPNIGGELLFDDCYAGNPLVNALCVGVMKHSDVRLAKAEGAGNKVVLFGARTGGDGIGGVSVLASETFDSEGPAKRPAVQVGDPFTEKLLIEACLEIFAADLVTGIQDLGGAGISCATSELAAAGSGGMTIDLDAVPLRDSTLTPAEILMSESQERMCAIVEPGKVAEFLAVCAKWDVLATVIGEVTDGDRLTIDWHGERIVDVPPRTVALEGPVYERPMSRPADLDALQADAPPSSSADLRADWLAVVSSPDGADKTWVTEQYDRYVRGNTVLAQPEDAGVLRIDEQSNRGIALALDGNARFARLDPYTGTQLNLAEAYRNVAVSGARPLAVTNCLNFGSPEEPEVMWQFAEAVRGLADGCRALGLPVTGGNVSLYNQTGETAINPTPVIGVLGVHADVTRRLPSGWRAEGETVLLLGETRPEFGGSAWAGVVHGHLGGLPPVLDLAAEQALAELMVGLAAEGGVSSAHDLADGGLAQALTESALRYGVGAQLRVAGDPTAALFAESGARAVVTTADADGVRAAAAAAGVPVTELGTTGGDALTVEGLVELPLAELRAAWTATLPALFGSPELAVGTVPAGTVPTS, from the coding sequence GTGACCACCGTGGAGCACCCGGCCGACGGCCCGGCCGACGCCGCCGTCCGGGCGATGCCGGACCTCGACACCGTCGAGCGCGCCGGGACGACGCCCGGCGAGCAGCAGCCCTTCGCCGAGCTCGGCCTCAAGGACGACGAGTACGCCCGGATCCGCGAGATCCTCGGCCGCCGGCCCACCACCGCCGAGCTGGCGATGTACTCGGTGATGTGGAGCGAGCACTGCTCCTACAAGTCCTCCCGGGTGCACCTGCGCCGGTTCGGTGACCTGCCGAAGAGCGACGCGCTGCTGGTCGGCATGGGCGAGAACGCCGGCGTCGTCGACGTCGGCGAGGGCTGGGCGGTCACCTTCAAGGTCGAGTCGCACAACCACCCCAGCTACGTCGAGCCCTACCAGGGCGCGGCCACCGGGGTCGGCGGCATCGTCCGGGACATCCTCACCATGGGCGCCCGCCCGGTCGCCGTCATGGACTCGCTGCGCTTCGGCGCGGCCGACGCCCCCGACACCGCCCGGGTGCTGCCCGGCGTGGTCGCCGGCGTCGGCGGCTACGGCAACTGCCTGGGCCTGCCCAACATCGGCGGCGAGCTGCTGTTCGACGACTGCTACGCCGGCAACCCGCTGGTCAACGCGCTGTGCGTGGGCGTGATGAAGCACTCCGACGTCCGGCTGGCCAAGGCCGAGGGCGCCGGCAACAAGGTCGTGCTGTTCGGTGCGCGCACCGGCGGCGACGGCATCGGCGGGGTCAGCGTGCTGGCGTCGGAGACGTTCGACAGCGAGGGCCCGGCGAAGCGGCCGGCCGTGCAGGTCGGCGACCCGTTCACCGAGAAGCTGCTGATCGAGGCCTGCCTGGAGATCTTCGCCGCCGACCTGGTCACCGGGATCCAGGACCTCGGCGGCGCCGGCATCTCCTGCGCCACCAGCGAGCTCGCCGCCGCCGGCTCCGGCGGCATGACGATCGACCTGGACGCCGTCCCGCTGCGCGACTCCACGCTCACCCCCGCCGAGATCCTGATGAGCGAGTCGCAGGAGCGGATGTGCGCGATCGTCGAGCCGGGCAAGGTCGCCGAGTTCCTGGCCGTCTGCGCCAAGTGGGACGTGCTGGCCACCGTCATCGGTGAGGTCACCGACGGCGACCGGCTCACCATCGACTGGCACGGCGAGCGGATCGTCGACGTCCCGCCGCGCACCGTCGCCCTGGAGGGCCCGGTCTACGAGCGGCCGATGAGCCGCCCGGCCGACCTCGACGCGCTGCAGGCCGACGCCCCGCCGTCGTCCTCGGCCGACCTGCGGGCCGACTGGCTCGCGGTCGTCTCCAGCCCGGACGGCGCGGACAAGACCTGGGTCACCGAGCAGTACGACCGCTACGTGCGGGGCAACACCGTCCTCGCCCAGCCCGAGGACGCCGGGGTGCTGCGGATCGACGAGCAGAGCAACCGCGGCATCGCGCTGGCGCTGGACGGCAACGCCCGCTTCGCCCGGCTGGACCCCTACACCGGCACCCAGCTCAACCTGGCCGAGGCCTACCGCAACGTCGCAGTCTCCGGCGCCCGGCCGCTGGCGGTCACCAACTGCCTCAACTTCGGCTCCCCGGAGGAGCCCGAGGTCATGTGGCAGTTCGCCGAGGCGGTCCGCGGCCTGGCCGACGGCTGCCGGGCGCTGGGGCTGCCGGTCACCGGCGGCAACGTCAGCCTCTACAACCAGACCGGCGAGACGGCGATCAACCCGACCCCGGTCATCGGCGTGCTCGGCGTGCACGCCGACGTCACCCGCCGGCTTCCCTCGGGCTGGCGGGCCGAGGGCGAGACGGTGCTGCTGCTCGGCGAGACCCGCCCGGAGTTCGGCGGGTCGGCCTGGGCCGGCGTCGTGCACGGCCACCTCGGCGGGCTGCCGCCGGTGCTCGACCTCGCCGCGGAGCAGGCGCTGGCCGAGCTGATGGTCGGGCTGGCCGCCGAGGGCGGGGTCAGCTCGGCGCACGACCTCGCCGACGGCGGGCTGGCCCAGGCGCTCACCGAGTCGGCGCTGCGGTACGGCGTGGGTGCGCAGCTGCGGGTGGCGGGCGACCCCACCGCGGCGCTGTTCGCCGAGTCCGGGGCGCGCGCCGTCGTCACCACCGCAGACGCCGACGGGGTGCGTGCCGCGGCGGCGGCGGCCGGCGTGCCGGTCACCGAGCTCGGGACGACCGGCGGCGACGCGCTCACCGTCGAGGGGCTGGTCGAGCTGCCGCTTGCCGAGCTGCGCGCGGCGTGGACGGCGACCCTGCCGGCGCTGTTCGGCAGCCCGGAGCTCGCCGTCGGCACCGTCCCCGCGGGCACGGTGCCGACGAGCTGA
- the purQ gene encoding phosphoribosylformylglycinamidine synthase subunit PurQ: MRIGVITFPGSLDDVDAARAVRLAGADPVPLWHGDHDLQGVDAVVLPGGFSYGDYLRAGAIAARSPLMADVVAAARTGLPVLGICNGFQVLCEAGLLPGALTRNSHLHFRNRDQGLLVERADTAWTSSYTPGQTIVVPVKNGEGRYVATDADLDRLEGEGRVVVRYVGGNPNGSSRDIAGVSSADGRVVGLMPHPEHAVEDLTGPSTDGLGFFTSVLSALVCAA, encoded by the coding sequence TTGCGCATCGGTGTCATCACCTTCCCGGGCTCCCTGGACGACGTCGACGCCGCGCGTGCGGTCCGGCTCGCCGGCGCGGACCCGGTCCCCCTCTGGCACGGCGACCACGACCTGCAGGGCGTCGACGCCGTCGTCCTGCCCGGCGGGTTCTCCTACGGCGACTACCTGCGCGCCGGCGCCATCGCCGCCCGCTCGCCGCTGATGGCCGACGTCGTGGCCGCGGCCCGCACCGGCCTGCCGGTGCTCGGCATCTGCAACGGCTTCCAGGTGCTGTGCGAGGCCGGGCTGCTGCCCGGGGCGCTCACCCGCAACAGCCACCTGCACTTCCGCAACCGCGACCAGGGGCTGCTCGTCGAGCGCGCCGACACCGCGTGGACCTCGTCCTACACGCCGGGCCAGACGATCGTCGTCCCGGTGAAGAACGGCGAGGGCCGGTACGTCGCCACCGACGCCGACCTCGACCGGCTGGAGGGGGAGGGGCGGGTCGTCGTCCGCTACGTCGGCGGCAACCCCAACGGCAGCTCCCGCGACATCGCCGGGGTCAGCAGCGCCGACGGCCGGGTCGTCGGGCTGATGCCGCACCCGGAGCACGCGGTCGAGGACCTCACCGGCCCCAGCACCGACGGCCTCGGCTTCTTCACCAGCGTGCTGAGCGCCCTGGTGTGCGCCGCGTGA
- the purS gene encoding phosphoribosylformylglycinamidine synthase subunit PurS, translated as MPVVVVDVVLKPEISDPQGQAVLGALGRLGHAGVRSVRQGKHFVLDVEGEPDEAELRQIAETLLANPVIEDVELHLPTD; from the coding sequence GTGCCAGTGGTGGTCGTCGACGTCGTCCTGAAGCCAGAGATCTCCGATCCCCAGGGGCAGGCGGTGCTCGGCGCCCTGGGCCGGCTGGGTCACGCCGGCGTCCGCAGCGTCCGGCAGGGCAAGCACTTCGTCCTCGACGTCGAGGGCGAGCCCGACGAGGCGGAGCTGCGGCAGATCGCCGAGACCCTGCTGGCCAACCCCGTCATCGAAGACGTCGAGCTGCACCTCCCCACCGACTGA
- a CDS encoding PilZ domain-containing protein, whose product MTRTGVPGTDHPEERTVVDVLVGGSDSPLLSWVERVEDGDIVVTVGQDRSQRRVRVADGDPLELVWRAASELRSLPARLVATEAASGGEVCWRVRPTGPAARGQRRSAVRAPLSLGVSAEAGRLRGTTVDISEAGFRGVLDGPAGPRVGDVLDVVVDLGPGRLVATVAVTRRHPRADGRHEVSARFVELPERAQDQVRARVFAGLRDLRRRGLL is encoded by the coding sequence ATGACCAGGACAGGAGTGCCCGGGACCGACCACCCCGAGGAGCGCACCGTCGTCGACGTGCTCGTCGGCGGGAGCGACAGCCCGCTGCTCAGCTGGGTGGAGCGGGTGGAGGACGGCGACATCGTGGTGACGGTCGGGCAGGACCGGTCGCAGCGCCGGGTCCGGGTGGCCGACGGCGACCCGCTGGAGCTCGTCTGGCGGGCCGCGTCGGAGCTGCGGTCGCTGCCGGCCCGGCTGGTCGCGACCGAGGCGGCGAGCGGCGGCGAGGTGTGCTGGCGGGTGCGGCCGACCGGCCCGGCCGCCCGCGGGCAGCGCCGCTCCGCCGTCCGGGCGCCGCTGTCCCTGGGCGTCTCGGCCGAGGCCGGGCGGCTCCGCGGGACGACCGTGGACATCAGCGAGGCCGGCTTCCGCGGGGTGCTCGACGGCCCGGCGGGACCGCGGGTCGGCGACGTCCTCGACGTGGTCGTCGACCTCGGGCCCGGGCGGCTGGTGGCGACGGTCGCGGTGACCCGCCGGCACCCGCGCGCGGACGGCCGGCACGAGGTGTCCGCCCGCTTCGTCGAGCTCCCCGAGCGCGCCCAGGACCAGGTCCGGGCCCGGGTGTTCGCCGGCCTGCGCGACCTCCGCCGGCGGGGCCTG